In Vibrio cyclitrophicus, one genomic interval encodes:
- the aroG gene encoding 3-deoxy-7-phosphoheptulonate synthase AroG, with product MFQTDDVRINKVKELLPPVAVLEKFPATEVASSTTFESRKAIHNILEESDDRLLVIVGPCSIHDTEAALEYGKRLKVLRDELGDNLEIVMRVYFEKPRTTVGWKGLINDPYMNDTFKLNDGLRLGRKLLLDLTDMGMPTASEFLDMITPQYVADLISWGAIGARTTESQVHRELASGLSCPVGFKNGTDGNIKIATDAIRSASASHHFLSVTKYGHSAIVETAGNPDCHIILRGGKEPNYSAEHVGKIKEELAASGLPQKVMIDFSHANSSKQFKRQMNVSDDVSAQISGGDKAIFGVMIESHLVEGRQDLVDGKAATYGQSVTDACIGWEDTETVLRQLAGAVEARRNK from the coding sequence ATGTTCCAGACTGATGATGTAAGAATTAACAAAGTAAAAGAGTTATTACCCCCTGTTGCTGTTTTAGAAAAGTTTCCAGCGACAGAAGTTGCTTCTTCTACAACCTTTGAAAGCCGCAAAGCGATCCACAATATTCTAGAAGAGAGCGATGACCGCTTGCTTGTTATTGTAGGTCCATGTTCTATTCATGACACAGAAGCTGCTCTTGAGTACGGTAAGCGTTTGAAAGTGTTACGCGACGAACTTGGTGATAACCTTGAAATCGTAATGCGTGTTTACTTTGAAAAGCCACGTACAACTGTTGGTTGGAAAGGCCTAATCAACGACCCGTACATGAACGATACGTTCAAGCTAAATGATGGTCTTCGTCTTGGACGTAAGCTATTGCTTGACCTAACTGATATGGGAATGCCTACGGCAAGTGAATTCCTTGATATGATCACGCCTCAATATGTTGCTGACCTAATCAGCTGGGGTGCAATCGGCGCACGTACTACAGAATCTCAAGTTCACCGCGAACTGGCTTCTGGTCTATCTTGCCCAGTTGGGTTTAAGAATGGCACTGATGGCAACATCAAGATCGCAACAGATGCAATTCGCTCTGCTAGCGCTTCTCACCACTTTTTATCGGTAACTAAGTACGGTCACTCAGCTATCGTTGAAACGGCAGGTAACCCTGATTGTCATATCATTTTACGTGGCGGTAAAGAGCCAAACTACAGCGCAGAACACGTTGGTAAGATTAAAGAAGAGTTAGCAGCTTCAGGTCTTCCACAAAAAGTGATGATCGATTTCAGTCACGCAAACAGCTCTAAGCAGTTTAAGCGTCAAATGAATGTATCTGATGACGTAAGCGCACAAATTTCTGGTGGCGACAAAGCTATCTTTGGTGTGATGATTGAATCTCACCTTGTTGAAGGTCGCCAAGACTTGGTTGATGGCAAAGCTGCAACTTACGGTCAATCTGTTACTGATGCATGTATTGGTTGGGAAGACACTGAAACAGTACTTCGCCAACTGGCAGGCGCTGTTGAAGCTCGCCGCAACAAATAG
- a CDS encoding DUF3820 family protein, with protein sequence MLEKENLIKLARMQMPFGKYAGRTLIDLPEEYLLWFDKKGFPSGELGDLLKLCLALKIEGLDSVVKPLKRM encoded by the coding sequence ATGCTAGAGAAAGAGAACCTGATTAAGTTGGCTCGAATGCAGATGCCATTTGGAAAGTACGCGGGTCGTACACTGATTGACTTGCCTGAAGAATATTTGCTGTGGTTTGATAAAAAGGGATTCCCGTCTGGTGAACTAGGCGATTTATTAAAACTGTGTCTTGCTCTGAAAATTGAAGGGCTTGATAGCGTTGTCAAGCCATTGAAAAGAATGTAA